Proteins from a genomic interval of Lolium perenne isolate Kyuss_39 chromosome 1, Kyuss_2.0, whole genome shotgun sequence:
- the LOC127315052 gene encoding ARM REPEAT PROTEIN INTERACTING WITH ABF2 yields the protein MEAEKQQRQQKPQRPRRKAQKRRLDDEAAASAAAAAAAAAAAAAAASAASSPLGSADADDDNEDDDEGSAGPEICCRHSQAAVAREVRTQVDALQHCFSWSHADRATGKRATTVLAELAKNEEVVNVIVEGGAVPVLVCHLKVPPTEAAAGEEQQPRPFEHEVEKGAAFALGLLAVKPEHQQLIVDAGALPLLVSLLRRHKNATNTRAVNSLIRRAADAITNLAHENSNIKTCIRIEGGIPPLVELLESQDIKVQRAAAGALRTLAFKNDENKTLIVDCNALPTLILMLRSEDAAIHYEAVGVIGNLVHSSPNIKKEVLNAGALQPVIGLLSSCCTESQREAALLLGQFASAESECKVHIVQRGAVRPLIEMLQSADFQLREMAAFALGRLAQDTHNQAGIAYNGGLLPLLKLLDSKNGSLQHNAAFALYGVADNEDYVSDFVKVGGVQKLQDGEFIVQATKDCVAKTLKRLEEKINGRVLKHLVYLMRVGEKSVQRRVALALAHLCAPEDQRTIFIDNNGLDLLLDLLVSVSPKHQQDGSVALFKLANKTAALSPMDAAPPSPRSQVYLGEQYVNSSTLSDVMFLVEGKRFYAHRITLLASSDAFRAMFDGGYREKDARDIEIPNIRWDVFELMMRFIYTGSVLVTSDLAQDLLRAADQYLLEGLKRLCEYTIAQDVNLENVSDMYDLSEAFNAMSLRHTCMLFILEQFDKICTRPGFSQLIQRVIPELRNFFAKALRPSHRSAQP from the exons ATGGAGGCGGAGAAGCAGCAGAGGCAGCAGAAGCCGCAGCGCCCGCGCCGCAAGGCGCAGAAGCGCAGGCTCGACGACGAGGCCgcggcctccgccgccgccgccgccgccgcagccgccgctgccgccgccgctgcctccgCCGCCTCGTCGCCGCTCGGCAGCGCCGACGCCGACGACGAcaacgaggacgacgacgagggctcCGCCGGGCCCGAGATCTGCTGCCGCCACTCGCAGGCGGCGGTCGCCCGCGAGGTCCGCACGCAGGTCGACGCCCTCCAGCACTGCTTCTCCTGGAGCCACGCCGACCGCGCCACGGGCAAGCGCGCCACCACCGTCCTCGCCGAGCTCGCGAAGAACG AGGAGGTCGTGAACGTAATCGTGGAGGGCGGCGCCGTGCCGGTGCTTGTGTGCCACCTGAAGGTGCCCCctacggaggcggcggcgggggaggagcAGCAGCCCCGCCCGTTCGAGCACGAGGTCGAGAAGGGCGCTGCCTTCGCTCTTGGGCTTCTCGCCGTAAAG CCTGAACACCAACAACTTATAGTCGATGCTGGCGCCCTACCCCTACTCGTGAGTCTCCTCAGAAGGCATAAAAATGCTACGAATACGAGGGCAGTTAACAGCCTTATCAGGAGAGCAGCTGATGCAATTACCAATCTAGCTCATGAAAATAGCAACATCAAAACTTGTATCAG AATTGAAGGCGGAATCCCACCTCTGGTTGAATTGTTAGAATCACAGGATATTAAAGTGCAGAGGGCAGCTGCAGGGGCGTTGAGGACTTTGGCTTTTAAAAACGATGAAAACAAAACCCTG ATTGTTGATTGCAATGCATTGCCAACTTTGATCCTAATGCTGCGGTCGGAGGATGCTGCAATTCACTATGAAGCA GTTGGTGTCATTGGAAATTTGGTTCATTCATCCCCAAATATCAAGAAAGAGGTTCTCAATGCAGGGGCCTTGCAACCTGTAATTGGGCTATTAAG TTCCTGCTGTACCGAAAGCCAAAGAGAAGCTGCTTTGTTGCTAGGGCAGTTTGCTTCGGCTGAGTCTGAGTGCAAG GTCCATATTGTGCAACGGGGTGCAGTCCGACCACTAATTGAAATGCTACAGTCAGCTGACTTCCAACTCAGGGAGATGGCTGCATTTGCCCTTGGGAGGCTCGCACAG GACACACATAACCAAGCAGGTATTGCATACAATGGTGGGTTGTTGCCTTTACTAAAGCTTCTTGACTCAAAAAATGGGTCTCTGCAACATAATGCTGCATTTGCTCTTTACGGAGTTGCGGACAATGAG GACTATGTCTCTGACTTCGTTAAAGTTGGAGGTGTCCAAAAGTTGCAGGATGGAGAATTTATTGTACAG GCTACAAAGGACTGTGTAGCTAAGACATTAAAGAGGCTGGAGGAGAAGATAAATGGACGA GTGTTAAAGCACTTGGTTTATCTCATGAGAGTAGGAGAAAAGTCTGTGCAGAGGCGTGTTGCTCTGGCTCTTGCACACCTATGTGCTCCTGAAGATCAAAGAACAATATTTATTGATAATAATG GTCTCGACTTGCTTCTTGATCTTCTGGTTTCGGTGAGCCCAAAACATCAACAGGATGGTTCGGTAGCACTGTTCAAATTGGCGAACAAAACTGCAGCACTCTCTCCGATGGATGCGGCACCTCCATCTCCAAGATCGCAG GTTTATCTTGGCGAGCAATATGTGAACAGTTCGACACTTTCAGACGTCATGTTCTTGGTGGAAG GAAAGCGCTTTTATGCACACAGAATTACTTTGCTTGCTTCTTCAGATGCATTCCGTGCAATGTTTGATGGTGGATATAGG GAAAAGGATGCAAGAGACATAGAAATTCCAAATATCAGGTGGGATGTGTTCGAACTCATGATGAG ATTTATCTATACAGGGTCAGTGTTAGTAACCAGCGACCTTGCTCAGGATCTTCTTAGAGCTGCCGATCAGTATCTGTTAGAAGGCCTGAAACGTCTCTGTGAATATACAATTGCGCAG GATGTTAACTTAGAGAATGTCTCTGATATGTATGACTTATCAGAAGCCTTCAATGCCATGTCACTGAGACATACATGCATGTTGTTTATTCTGGAGCAGTTTGACAAGATCTGCACAAGACCTGG TTTCTCTCAGCTAATCCAGCGCGTCATCCCCGAGCTCCGCAACTTCTTCGCTAAGGCACTAAGACCAAGCCACCGGAGTGCGCAGCCATGA